CGCACCGCCGTCGGCGCTGATCCGGAACGAGGTTGTCGTCGACTCGCCCGGTTCGAGGGACTCGGCGTAGGCCTCGTCGTCGTCGCCGGCACCGATCGGGCTGTCGGTGTACAGTTTGGCCTCGACGTCGCTGACGGGTTCGTCGAGGTTGTTCGTCACGGTCACGTTGACGAGTCGCTCCGAGCCGGCGGCGATGTTGTCGTCCTCGATGTCGAGGAGGAACTGATCGCGGCGTTCGGCGACCTCGGCGACGGCGTCGACGTCGTCGTAGCGGTTGAGCTCGTTGTCGTTGTTGCGGTAGGTGACCGCCATCGCGATCGACTTCGCGACGGGGTCGGCCTCGCGGGTGACCTCGAGCGGGAGCCGGAATTCCGCGGACTCGCCGGGGGCGAGCCTCCCGACCGCGACGTCGCGTTCGATCGCGACGACGTTCGGGTAGTCGTCGGCGTACCGGACGACGACGTTCTCGGCGGCGACGGGGCCGGTGTTGGTGACGGTGCCGGTGAGATCGCCGTCCTCGCCGACGCGGAGCGTCGAGTCGGTGTCGGTGATCTCGAAGGTCTGCTCGGCCATCGGCGTCACGTCCAGCGTCGGCTGTGTGTCCGTCCCGGGGATGCCGTTGGAGTCCTCGTAGCCGACGGTCGCGTTAAGTGGATACGCTCGCTCGCTTGCGCGCGGGCCGAACCGGACGTCGTACTCGATCGTCGCGGTCTCGCCGGGGGCGAGCGAGGAGACGCTTGCCGTCTCGCTCGTGCTGTCGCCGAAGCTGACCCGCTGGCTCGTCGACGTGAGTTCGACGGTGAGGTCCTCCGCGCGTTCGCCGCCCACGTTTTCGATTTCGGCCGTCGTCGCGCCCGAGTCGTCGATCTGGGCGGCCGTGTCGAGTTCGGTGATGTCGAAGCGGGGGGCGTCGTCGATGACGATGTCGACCTCGCGGGTGACGGTGTGTGAGCGATCACCCTGGGTGCCGCCGACGTCGAAGACGCGGGAAGTGTGTCGGTACTCGAGTTCGACCTCGATCTCGTATTCGCCCTCCTCTGCGTCCTCGGGTACGTCGATCTCGATGGGTACGTCCCTCGGCTCCTCGGTGGTGATGCTGCCGACGGATCGCTCGCCCGTCTCGACGGAGATCGGCGCGCGCTGTTTGTCGACCTCGACGCGGACGTTGCGGGCGGTGGTGGTGACGTCGGTCGAGTCGGGCGAACTGCCGTCGTTCACCTCGCCGTCGTTTGCGATCTGCAGCGTCAACTCGCTCGTCTGCCCGGGCGTGAACGTGTCGTCGGGGACGAACACGTCCAGGTCGACGTCGCCCGAAGAAAAGCCCGTCTGGGCGCTTGCCGTCCCCGGACCGAGGGCGATTGCCCCGACACCCGTCGCGGTGACCAACAGAAACACCGCGGCGACGACGCCGAGCGACCCGAGGCCCCCACCACTCCATCGCGGTTCGGCAGTCGTGTTCGAATCGATGCGGTTTCGGGGACCGTCGGGGCCGTCGTCCATTGGATATAATATAAAACCAAAAATTCATAAACCTTCTGTTCTTGCATTTTTGCATGTGCCCGACGGGACGCTCGCGACGCGATCATGCACCCAGCATCGCTGTCGGTGTTGACGACCCTGACGGCCGGGGACGGGGCGAATGAAGGGATTCAGCGACGCCGAACGCGACCGGATCCGCGAGGGGTTGATCGAGGCCGGCCGCGAGCAGTTCTCGGCGCTCGGCCACGACCGGACCCGGATCAGCGACCTGACTGACGCGGTCGACATCGCGACGAGCACGTTTTATCAGTTCTTCGACTCGAAGGAGGCGCTGTACCTGGAGATACTCGGCCGCGAGCAGAGCCGGATGGCCGACGAACTCGAGGGCATCCTGAACGACACCTCGGACCTGCGATCGGAGGTTCTGGCCGGCTTCGAGTACTTTTTCAACGAACTGGAGACGAACCCCCTCTACTACCGGCTCATCGTCGAGGACGACATCCGACCGCTCCACGTCGAGGCGAGCGAGGCAGGCCTCGAAGCGTACTACGAAGAACAGTTTCGGATGTTCGAGCCCCACGCCGAGCGGTGGACAAAAAAGGACGCCTTCCGAGTCGACGACCCCGAGGAGCTGGTCGGGCTCTTCCGGTTGCTCTCTTTTACGATCGTAGCGAAGGAGACGTTCGAGGGCGTCGGTCCCTCGAGGATCGACGACGCCCACGGGTCGCTCGTCGCGTCGCTCGTCGACGGGCTTTTCGTCGAATAAGAGCGACCAGGGGCGAGCTCACTCCAACACGAGCGACGCACAGAGCGCGTCGAGACCCGCCTCCTCGCGGAGGCGGCGCTGTCTTGTGGCTCCACTTTCGCCGTCGTACAGGTCTGCGATCCCCGAGACGCCGAGGCGGCTTCGCTCGCGGTCGACCAACTCCCCGAGCGACACCGTCTCCGCCGGATCGGCGGCGAGCAGTTCGGCGTCGTGTCCATACCGGAGCGCACGCCACTTGTTCTCGTCGAGGAACTCCCGGCGGTGGTCGCTCCCGGCCTCGCCGTCGTCGTAGCGCGCGCCGAGGTCCTCGACGAGCGCCTCGGTGTACTCGACGAACGCCAGCACCCGGTCGGGGTCGGCCTGCCCGTCCGGCGTCCGGACTTCGACGGTGCCGTGTTCGGAGTGGGGGCGGACGTCGAACCACAACTCGCCGCGATCGTTTATCGACCCGGTCTCGACCATCGTCCGCTCGAAGGCCCGAAACGACTCGAAGTCCTCGAAGGCGGTCGGGACGCCCGTGTTCGGGAGCGCCTCGAAGATCTTCGCCCGGGCCGATTGCAGCCCCGTGTCGAAGCCGTTCCAGTACGGCGAGTTCGCCGACAGCGCGAGCATGATCGGCAGGTACCACCGGAGTTCGTTGGCGATCCAGACGGCCTTGTCGGCATCGTCGACGCCGACGTGGACGTGGACGCCGGCGGTCGTGTTTCGGTGTTGGGGGTACTGGATGCGCTCGAGTTGTTCGCGGTAGCGCGGCTTCTCGGCGTGGTCGAGTTCGCGCCACTTCGCCGCCGGGTGCAGCCCGGCCGCCGCGATGTCGAACCCGTGTCGGTTCGCGTGCTCGACGAGCGCGCTCCGGACGTCGTCGAGGGCCTCGTGGGCCGCCCTGAGCGAGTCGACCGTCGGCGTCTGCGTCTCGATGACGAACCTGAACAGTTCGTGATCGAGTCGGCCCTCGAGGAGTTCGGGCGGTTCGCTCCCGTAGACGAGTTCGTCGATCCCCGAGGTGGGACGTCCGTCAGCGTCGACAATAAAGAACTCCTCTTCGATGCCGAGCGTTCCGGCCCGGTCGAACGCGTCGCGCGAACCCAGATCCATCGTGGTCGTATTCAGCGTGCGCCGTTAAATACCATGTGACCGCGGCCGACTCCGACGGAATCGCACGCTACCGCGTCGAACCGCTCGCACGCGGCTTCCATCGGCGCCGCAGACGTCTGCCGCCCCGTCAGCGCGGCGTCGCGACAACGCCGAAGTGATCCTCGTGAAACGGCTCCAGCGACCGCGTTTCGAGGACCTCGTACCCCTCCGAGAGCGTTTCCAGTACCGACTCGAGGACGGCATCCGGATCGGCGACGACGTCCTCGCTTCGCGTTTTGACCGCCAACAGCAGCCGGCCGCCCTCGCGGAGGAAGCGCCGGTTCGTCACCGCGACGTCGGCCTGTCCGCGCGTCGCGACGTCCTGGACGATCGCGTCGACCGGTTCGACGACGTGGGCGTACGTCTCCGGGGCTCTCGCGTCTTTCAACAGCGAAAAGAGGTTCGGCCGGGGCTCGGCGGCGTCGAGCAGGTCGCGGGTCGGCCGGGCCGCGAACTCGACGGCGTAGGTCGGCCCGGCGAAGTCGGCGACGTGGCTGACGGTCGTCCCCGCCGCGGCGCCGAGGTACAGCACGGTCTCGCCGCCCTCGAGGCCGTGTTCGACCCCGCGCTCGAACATCGCCCCGAGCTTCGATCGACGGGCGTCCCAGCGACGCCACTCGCCGTCGGTCGGCTCGCCGTACACCGGGTCGCCGCGGGTCGCGAGCCACTCGTCGTCGCCGCCGAAGGTGCGCCGCTCGACGCCGTCGGGGAGGGCGGGCGTCATTCGACATCACGCGCCTGGATGCGCTCGATGCGGTCGTGGAGTTCGGTCTCCAGTTCGGGACGCCGGTCGCCGGCGTAGTGGTCGATCCGCGCCGCGATGGAGAGCTTCCCGGCGAGCGCCCGCGCCGCCGACCCCCGGTGTTCGGGGTGGGTACCGCTCACGGCTTCGTGGGTGAAGATGATTCCGTGTTTCGGCGACGGCGCCCGCCCGCGGAGGTGGGCGAACAGCGCCTCCTCCGCTCCGAGGACCTGCACGGTCCCGGCCGGCTTCCGGGCGAGTTGTTTCAGCCCGCCCGCGAGTGCGATGAGCCGGGCGGCGAGTACGGCACCCGCCAGCGCAGTGAGGTTCGGCGCGAC
The genomic region above belongs to Natronomonas moolapensis 8.8.11 and contains:
- a CDS encoding COG1361 S-layer family protein, which codes for MDDGPDGPRNRIDSNTTAEPRWSGGGLGSLGVVAAVFLLVTATGVGAIALGPGTASAQTGFSSGDVDLDVFVPDDTFTPGQTSELTLQIANDGEVNDGSSPDSTDVTTTARNVRVEVDKQRAPISVETGERSVGSITTEEPRDVPIEIDVPEDAEEGEYEIEVELEYRHTSRVFDVGGTQGDRSHTVTREVDIVIDDAPRFDITELDTAAQIDDSGATTAEIENVGGERAEDLTVELTSTSQRVSFGDSTSETASVSSLAPGETATIEYDVRFGPRASERAYPLNATVGYEDSNGIPGTDTQPTLDVTPMAEQTFEITDTDSTLRVGEDGDLTGTVTNTGPVAAENVVVRYADDYPNVVAIERDVAVGRLAPGESAEFRLPLEVTREADPVAKSIAMAVTYRNNDNELNRYDDVDAVAEVAERRDQFLLDIEDDNIAAGSERLVNVTVTNNLDEPVSDVEAKLYTDSPIGAGDDDEAYAESLEPGESTTTSFRISADGGAAPRTYSVEMDFRYDDEDGTSKVSETYRAAIDVTEAEGGGVPWLLVGGLAVIVAIGAGVLWRRRG
- a CDS encoding TetR/AcrR family transcriptional regulator, translating into MKGFSDAERDRIREGLIEAGREQFSALGHDRTRISDLTDAVDIATSTFYQFFDSKEALYLEILGREQSRMADELEGILNDTSDLRSEVLAGFEYFFNELETNPLYYRLIVEDDIRPLHVEASEAGLEAYYEEQFRMFEPHAERWTKKDAFRVDDPEELVGLFRLLSFTIVAKETFEGVGPSRIDDAHGSLVASLVDGLFVE
- a CDS encoding glutamate--cysteine ligase, translated to MDLGSRDAFDRAGTLGIEEEFFIVDADGRPTSGIDELVYGSEPPELLEGRLDHELFRFVIETQTPTVDSLRAAHEALDDVRSALVEHANRHGFDIAAAGLHPAAKWRELDHAEKPRYREQLERIQYPQHRNTTAGVHVHVGVDDADKAVWIANELRWYLPIMLALSANSPYWNGFDTGLQSARAKIFEALPNTGVPTAFEDFESFRAFERTMVETGSINDRGELWFDVRPHSEHGTVEVRTPDGQADPDRVLAFVEYTEALVEDLGARYDDGEAGSDHRREFLDENKWRALRYGHDAELLAADPAETVSLGELVDRERSRLGVSGIADLYDGESGATRQRRLREEAGLDALCASLVLE
- a CDS encoding fibrillarin-like rRNA/tRNA 2'-O-methyltransferase; its protein translation is MTPALPDGVERRTFGGDDEWLATRGDPVYGEPTDGEWRRWDARRSKLGAMFERGVEHGLEGGETVLYLGAAAGTTVSHVADFAGPTYAVEFAARPTRDLLDAAEPRPNLFSLLKDARAPETYAHVVEPVDAIVQDVATRGQADVAVTNRRFLREGGRLLLAVKTRSEDVVADPDAVLESVLETLSEGYEVLETRSLEPFHEDHFGVVATPR